A part of Nesterenkonia lutea genomic DNA contains:
- a CDS encoding MFS transporter produces the protein MPAPVASTASENSPRPLDAVDESHSSIPRHRIILASLIGTTIEFYDFYIYATAAVSIFPLLFFYGDEGSALLASMATFGAAFVARPLGAIIFGHYGDKVGRKATLVGALLTMGIATFLIGLLPTYQQIGLWAPALLTILRFSQGLGLGGEWSGAALLASETARPGKRAQAAMWPQLGAPFGFILANGLFLLLATLFSYDSTASDLSDPFLVWGWRLPFLLSVIMVAVGLYVRLRIEETPVFAKAMASNERVKAPIGEVFRRNWWEIILGTFIMLATYGLFYLMTTWVLSYAIGSDETGGLGYGYQDFLVLQLIAIVFFAIFVPVAGKLADRFGRRPMLIVTTVAIMLFGLSFGFWLSADSMGTGEDLNIWQMLIFLAVGMTLMGLTFGPMSAVLPELFPTNTRYTGSGVAYNAASILGAALTPFVAAWLVQNHGVVAVGLYLAGLGALTVIALILAPETSKKSLYTQPTE, from the coding sequence ATGCCTGCCCCCGTTGCTTCCACTGCGTCCGAGAACTCGCCTCGGCCCCTCGACGCGGTGGACGAGTCGCACAGTTCCATCCCGCGCCACCGCATCATCCTGGCCTCGCTCATCGGGACTACGATCGAGTTCTACGACTTCTACATCTACGCCACCGCTGCGGTGTCCATCTTCCCGCTGCTGTTCTTCTACGGCGACGAGGGCTCAGCGCTGCTGGCCTCGATGGCCACCTTCGGCGCGGCCTTTGTGGCGCGCCCGCTGGGTGCGATCATCTTCGGCCACTACGGAGACAAGGTGGGCCGCAAGGCCACCCTCGTCGGGGCGCTGCTGACCATGGGCATCGCCACGTTCCTGATCGGCCTGCTGCCCACCTATCAGCAGATCGGTCTGTGGGCACCGGCGCTGCTGACCATCCTGCGCTTCAGCCAGGGTCTGGGACTCGGTGGCGAATGGTCCGGCGCGGCACTGCTCGCCTCCGAGACCGCCCGCCCGGGCAAGCGTGCGCAGGCCGCCATGTGGCCCCAGCTGGGAGCTCCCTTCGGCTTCATCCTGGCCAATGGACTCTTCCTGCTGCTGGCCACCCTCTTCTCCTATGACTCCACGGCGAGCGACCTCAGCGATCCCTTCCTGGTCTGGGGCTGGCGCCTGCCCTTCCTGCTCTCGGTGATCATGGTCGCCGTCGGACTCTACGTCCGGCTGCGTATCGAGGAGACCCCGGTCTTCGCCAAGGCCATGGCCAGCAATGAGCGGGTCAAGGCTCCCATCGGCGAGGTCTTCCGCCGCAACTGGTGGGAGATCATCCTCGGGACGTTCATCATGCTCGCCACCTACGGCCTGTTCTACCTGATGACCACCTGGGTCCTCTCCTACGCCATCGGCTCGGATGAGACCGGCGGACTCGGATACGGCTATCAGGACTTCCTGGTGCTGCAGCTGATCGCCATCGTGTTCTTCGCGATCTTCGTGCCCGTCGCCGGCAAGCTCGCTGACAGGTTCGGACGCCGACCCATGCTGATCGTCACCACCGTGGCGATCATGCTCTTCGGGCTCAGCTTCGGGTTCTGGCTCTCTGCTGACTCCATGGGCACCGGGGAGGACCTGAACATCTGGCAGATGCTGATCTTCCTCGCCGTGGGCATGACGCTCATGGGCCTGACCTTCGGCCCGATGTCTGCAGTGCTGCCCGAGCTGTTCCCCACCAACACCCGCTACACCGGATCCGGGGTGGCCTACAACGCGGCCTCCATCCTCGGTGCCGCGCTGACCCCCTTCGTGGCGGCCTGGCTCGTGCAGAACCACGGCGTCGTCGCGGTCGGGCTCTATCTGGCGGGCCTCGGCGCGCTGACCGTGATCGCGCTCATCCTCGCCCCTGAGACCTCGAAGAAGTCGCTGTACACACAGCCGACCGAGTAG